The following are encoded in a window of Puniceicoccales bacterium genomic DNA:
- a CDS encoding ABC transporter permease: MKSKSKKNWLLYISFFYIIGAVLVCFCGQRFLKYTYFMQDLDLGAVAPCAEHLFGTDIYGRDMLSRLLYGGKISLTVGSCVTLVAMIFGTFYGIVSGYAGGMVDLMMMRFVDVLYPIPLILLVILFMVFFGKGYFILFLAMVFVEWLTPARVIRSEVMLLKETGFVLAAKCLGQSRLGVIRKHIFPNLVGLIGSYAALMLPSVILMESFLSFIGVGVQAPRSSIGLLIADGTRYMDSYPWLLTIPCLLFVFMLLSLNIIAESISAKRYRLFV; encoded by the coding sequence ATGAAGTCAAAAAGTAAAAAAAATTGGTTACTATATATTTCTTTTTTTTATATTATTGGTGCGGTGTTGGTGTGTTTTTGTGGCCAGCGCTTTTTGAAATATACCTATTTTATGCAGGATTTAGACCTGGGCGCTGTTGCCCCCTGTGCGGAACATTTGTTTGGCACGGATATCTATGGACGTGATATGCTTAGTAGACTTTTGTATGGTGGCAAAATCTCACTGACCGTTGGCAGTTGTGTTACGTTGGTTGCCATGATCTTTGGCACATTTTACGGAATTGTCTCTGGCTATGCCGGCGGTATGGTCGATTTAATGATGATGAGATTTGTGGATGTACTCTATCCAATCCCATTGATTCTGTTAGTGATATTGTTCATGGTGTTTTTTGGCAAAGGCTATTTTATATTGTTTCTGGCCATGGTATTTGTTGAATGGTTGACTCCGGCAAGGGTCATAAGATCCGAGGTCATGTTACTGAAGGAAACTGGCTTTGTATTAGCAGCTAAATGTTTAGGCCAGAGCAGATTAGGCGTTATACGTAAGCATATTTTCCCAAATCTAGTTGGCCTGATAGGATCCTATGCGGCCCTGATGTTGCCAAGTGTCATACTGATGGAATCTTTTTTGAGTTTCATCGGTGTCGGGGTCCAGGCTCCGAGGAGTTCGATTGGACTGCTAATAGCCGATGGGACTCGCTATATGGATTCCTATCCCTGGCTGCTGACCATTCCCTGCCTGCTGTTTGTTTTTATGTTATTGTCGCTCAACATCATAGCAGAATCTATCAGTGCTAAAAGGTATAGATTATTTGTCTGA
- a CDS encoding YraN family protein: MLISTIRSLVRPYIPAKLTDAMQIGQVGEIAAQRYLKKIGYRILKTNWRHRNYEIDIVALNAEILVFVEVRTRNLDALVSGYDSITKKKRESLKTVFNAYLAKVGHVKHYRFDVIEVTSNGTDNTQELRHFENIPLW; the protein is encoded by the coding sequence ATGTTAATAAGTACCATAAGGTCACTGGTTAGGCCATACATACCAGCAAAGCTGACCGATGCGATGCAAATCGGCCAGGTGGGTGAAATTGCTGCCCAGAGGTATCTGAAAAAAATCGGCTACAGGATACTAAAAACCAATTGGCGTCACAGGAACTATGAGATCGATATCGTAGCTCTGAATGCTGAAATCCTTGTCTTTGTTGAGGTTAGGACGAGAAACCTGGATGCACTGGTAAGTGGCTATGATTCGATCACAAAAAAGAAACGAGAATCATTGAAGACCGTATTTAATGCCTACCTGGCAAAAGTTGGCCATGTAAAGCACTACAGATTTGACGTCATCGAGGTCACATCGAATGGAACCGACAACACCCAAGAGCTCAGACACTTCGAAAATATTCCACTCTGGTAG
- the fabG gene encoding 3-oxoacyl-[acyl-carrier-protein] reductase translates to MSSLAFAGRVAVVTGASRGIGEGIARALARGGAHVVCVSRSMANCSKVSDEIIALGGSAEAMAVDVSDSVEVEKACGILLEKHPAADILVNNAGIIKDAILMRMSYGDWDDVIRTNLSSCFFWLKNLMRPMVQRRWGRIVNMSSIVGKIGNFGQANYAAAKAGLIGLTKSAAKEVASRGICVNAIAPGFISTDMTARLDQKSIDDLARFIPMKRLGSVEDVVPLATFLCSEEARYITGQIFTVDGGMTM, encoded by the coding sequence ATGTCAAGTTTGGCTTTTGCAGGTCGTGTTGCTGTGGTTACAGGTGCCAGTAGGGGAATAGGCGAAGGTATTGCCAGGGCTTTGGCTCGTGGTGGTGCCCACGTTGTATGTGTAAGCCGTTCTATGGCAAACTGTTCGAAAGTCTCGGATGAGATCATCGCCCTGGGAGGATCGGCCGAGGCTATGGCGGTGGATGTTTCAGATTCGGTTGAAGTGGAGAAAGCTTGTGGTATTTTGTTGGAAAAACATCCGGCGGCGGATATTCTTGTAAACAATGCCGGAATAATAAAGGATGCCATACTTATGCGGATGTCCTATGGGGATTGGGATGATGTGATTCGGACCAATTTGAGCAGTTGTTTTTTCTGGCTGAAGAACTTGATGAGGCCTATGGTTCAAAGGCGTTGGGGTAGAATAGTCAACATGTCGTCGATTGTAGGTAAAATTGGGAATTTTGGCCAGGCTAACTACGCTGCGGCCAAGGCTGGTCTGATTGGGTTAACAAAGTCAGCAGCAAAGGAAGTTGCATCCCGAGGTATATGCGTAAATGCAATAGCTCCAGGGTTTATAAGCACAGATATGACAGCCAGGTTGGATCAAAAATCCATCGATGACCTGGCTAGATTTATCCCGATGAAGCGTTTGGGTTCTGTGGAAGATGTGGTTCCGCTGGCGACATTTTTATGTTCCGAGGAGGCCAGGTATATCACGGGTCAGATTTTCACCGTTGACGGAGGTATGACCATGTGA